The following are encoded in a window of Microcaecilia unicolor chromosome 7, aMicUni1.1, whole genome shotgun sequence genomic DNA:
- the LOC115474814 gene encoding LOW QUALITY PROTEIN: heat shock transcription factor, Y-linked-like (The sequence of the model RefSeq protein was modified relative to this genomic sequence to represent the inferred CDS: deleted 1 base in 1 codon), with product MGLGFPGNDMVIYCNKGKSFPGKPSLIVMSQPCNTEHYDVLELFIEVHCKVSAFHSAHRVQQHGDHSGFMIMATAEEHTPCEGDFKMESLIAKTPCVSDHMKMVDSPEISINSLLSSVSPMCDQTAAGDSDLRSVIEETAFQALTDGPLVKRPRFTFCDDGFVEVNDFLSLTFPKKLWKIVESEQFKSIWWDDEGNYVVIDEELFKREVLERRGLFRIFETDCMKSFIRQLNLYGFSKIRQDFQRSASLAEFLAEEKAVTALNKLQFYHNPNFRRDYPHLLGRMKRRVGIKNAVPLTCSLEQDFGKSSPKSTENPEAQKSVLGLDSSPQQSDHFPSASEDATQNSASENPITSQRPPNATNRIRSGYAAQPSTSGKPPEHGATEPSAKLSQLAPFHQPQHTCHNRVNTHDIDSTTTTSATSLYHVIPPVPNSPFGHMMGFPSFQTMFPDISVMQAHLASLLPFCNPWFSMPMIAAASAISMSRSSHHRTPSYHHCPNCNCSVNNSNSTKGGPKSNEYMGYHR from the exons ATGGGACTTGGTTTCCCAGGAAATGACATGGTGATTTATTGCAACAAGGGGAAGTCATTTCCTGGGAAACCAAGTCTCATTGTGATGTCACAGCCATGCAACACTGAGCATTATGATGTTCTAGAACTCTTTATTGAAGTTCACTGTAAG GTATCAGCATTTCACTCAGCTCACAGGGTTCAACAGCATGGAGATCATTCCGGGTTCATGATAATGGCCACAGCTGAAGAGCATACCCCGTGTGAGGGAGATTTTAAAATGGAGTCTCTGATAGCAAAAACTCCATGCGTTTCTGATCATATGAAAATGGTTGATTCCCCTGAGATCTCAATAAATTCACTGCTTTCTTCTGTGTCTCCCATGTGTGATCAGACAGCAGCCGGTGACTCTGACTTGCGATCTGTGATAGAAGAAACTGCTTTTCAGGCTTTAACCGATGGGCCCTTGGTAAAGAGACCACGATTTACTTTCTGTGATGATGGATTTGTAGAAGTTAATGATTTTCTATCCCTCACTTTTCCAAAAAAACTGTGGAAAATTGTTGAAAGTGAGCAGTTTAAGTCAATTTGGTGGGATGATGAAGGGAACTATGTGGTGATTGATGAAGAACTTTTCAAGAGAGAGGTGCTTGAAAGAAGAGGCCTTTTCAGAATTTTTGAGACTGACTGCATGAAGAGTTTTATCCGCCAGCTCAATCTCTACGGCTTTAGTAAAATACGACAAGATTTTCAAAGATCTGCTTCTCTTGCTGAATTTCTAGCAGAAGAAAAAGCAGTCACAGCATTAAACAAG ttaCAGTTCTATCATAACCCAAATTTTAGAAGAGACTATCCCCATCTGCTAGGACGTATGAAGAGAAGAGTTGGCATCAAAAATGCTGTTCCACTTACTTGCTCATTGGAACAAGATTTTGGAAAAAGCAGTCCAAAAAGTACAGAAAATCCGGAAGCTCAAAAATCTGTCTTGGGACTCGATTCCAGCCCACAACAAAGCGACCATTTTCCATCTGCTTCAGAGGACGCTACACAAAACTCTGCATCTGAAAATCCCATTACCAGCCAGAGACCACCCAATGCAACGAACCGTATCCGAAGTGGGTACGCAGCTCAACCTTCTACTTCTGGGAAACCACCAGAACATGGCGCCACAGAACCTAGTGCTAAGCTAAGTCAGTTGGCACCCTTCCACCAACCACAACATACCTGTCATAATCGAGTTAACACCCATGACATAGATTCCACTACAACCACCTCCGCTACCTCTCTTTATCATGTAATACCTCCGGTACCAAACAGTCCTTTTGGGCATATGATGGGGTTTCCTTCATTCCAGACAATGTTCCCTGATATTTCAGTGATGCAGGCTCATCTGGCTAGTTTACTTCCATTCTGTAATCCGTGGTTCTCAATGCCAATGATTGCAGCCGCATCTGCGATTTCCATGTCAAGGTCTTCTCATCATCGAACTCCATCGTACCACCACTGCCCAAACTGCAACTGCTCTGTAAACAATTCCAATTCTACTAAAGGGGGACCCAAATCCAATGAATACATGGGATACCATAGATAA